One segment of Shewanella piezotolerans WP3 DNA contains the following:
- a CDS encoding exonuclease SbcCD subunit D: MKFIHTSDWHIGRQLHNQSLLDDQRYVLQQIIEIAKEQDVDALIIAGDIYDRSVPPASAVALLDEVLNTLVNELKISVIMIAGNHDGHERLGFASRQMQDSGLHIIGPLSASLNPIELKGKQGNAMFYPLPYADPATVRHVFECEVSTHEEAMIKLLEQVTEHDAKELPKVVISHCFLDGGSESDSERPISIGGADKISPSLFSDYQYTALGHLHGPQYKGSEQIRYSGSPLKYSFSEQNQKKSVTLVEFDSTGKADISLLPLYGKRDVRIVEGLLSDILVAGQTDPNRDDYLMVRLLDKSAILDAMGKLRAVYPNVLHLERTGLMAQNQQLDIGKEHIKKGELDMFSDFFSQVYGESLTEKQHSAIVDTIDSLHKGEQA; the protein is encoded by the coding sequence ATGAAATTTATCCACACTTCTGACTGGCATATTGGCAGACAACTGCATAATCAGTCGCTACTAGACGATCAGCGCTATGTCTTGCAGCAAATTATCGAAATAGCAAAAGAGCAAGATGTTGATGCACTGATTATTGCAGGTGATATTTATGATCGCTCAGTGCCGCCAGCAAGTGCAGTAGCATTACTCGATGAAGTGTTAAATACCTTAGTTAACGAGCTTAAAATATCAGTAATTATGATTGCCGGTAATCATGATGGCCATGAGCGATTAGGCTTTGCTTCAAGACAGATGCAGGACAGTGGACTGCACATTATTGGGCCTTTAAGCGCTTCGCTAAATCCCATTGAGCTGAAAGGAAAGCAAGGAAACGCTATGTTTTACCCGCTTCCTTATGCTGATCCAGCCACGGTGCGCCACGTGTTTGAATGTGAAGTCAGTACTCATGAAGAGGCGATGATAAAGCTGCTTGAACAAGTGACTGAACATGATGCTAAAGAGCTACCTAAAGTGGTGATCAGCCACTGTTTTTTAGATGGTGGCAGTGAATCCGATTCAGAAAGGCCAATAAGCATCGGCGGCGCCGATAAAATATCACCAAGTTTATTTTCAGACTATCAATATACGGCTTTAGGGCATTTGCACGGACCTCAATATAAAGGCAGTGAACAGATCCGATATTCAGGCTCGCCGTTGAAATATTCCTTTAGTGAGCAAAATCAGAAAAAGTCAGTCACTTTGGTTGAGTTTGACTCGACTGGCAAAGCAGATATTAGTTTGTTACCCCTATATGGCAAGCGAGATGTTCGCATCGTTGAAGGACTGTTATCGGATATCTTAGTTGCGGGACAAACTGATCCTAACCGAGATGATTACTTAATGGTTCGCCTTCTTGATAAAAGTGCCATTCTCGACGCGATGGGGAAATTACGCGCGGTGTACCCCAATGTATTACACCTTGAGCGAACTGGCCTAATGGCTCAAAATCAACAACTTGATATTGGTAAAGAGCATATCAAAAAAGGTGAACTGGATATGTTCAGCGACTTCTTCTCTCAAGTGTATGGCGAGTCTTTAACTGAAAAGCAGCACAGTGCGATAGTCGATACCATAGATTCCCTGCATAAGGGAGAGCAAGCATGA
- a CDS encoding PepSY domain-containing protein — MKCTKLICIALAFTPLAAFADKEDDALATLALQRANFSLEQAVDKVTTDYAKHIVEFEIDDHNNQATYEIEAVNLKAEEKHKIELSLTDGAVLKHKTKNSLSRLDDEDLLALQELQASSFNLSTTIAQLKQKYAADVIEFELENKKGITFYKFKLMGEQGLTRVIVDVTTGKVIPVMKR, encoded by the coding sequence ATGAAATGTACTAAATTAATCTGTATTGCACTGGCTTTCACACCACTAGCAGCCTTTGCCGACAAAGAAGATGATGCTCTAGCAACATTAGCACTGCAACGGGCGAATTTTAGCTTAGAGCAGGCAGTCGATAAGGTTACTACCGATTACGCCAAGCATATCGTCGAGTTTGAAATTGATGATCATAATAATCAAGCAACCTACGAAATTGAAGCGGTTAACCTTAAAGCGGAAGAGAAACATAAGATTGAATTAAGCCTTACTGATGGTGCCGTACTAAAACACAAAACTAAAAATAGCTTAAGCCGTTTAGACGATGAGGATCTTTTAGCTTTACAAGAGTTACAAGCCTCGAGCTTTAACTTAAGCACAACCATTGCCCAGTTGAAGCAAAAATATGCTGCCGATGTCATCGAATTTGAATTAGAGAATAAAAAAGGTATTACGTTCTACAAGTTTAAATTAATGGGTGAACAAGGCCTAACTCGTGTCATTGTAGATGTCACAACAGGTAAAGTTATACCTGTCATGAAGCGCTAA
- a CDS encoding response regulator transcription factor, translating into MRILVIEDNLTTRQYLQKALKEQGYEIDLAENGQDGLFLALEGDYQLILLDRMLPKLDGLTVLTTLRNAGKQTPVLILSALDSVSERVKGLREGSDDYLIKPFALSELLVRIEILIQRKGSNSDKQTNVLQVADLKMELLSRKVFRGKNEVILQPKEFKLLRYLMEHSGQVVSRSLLFEAVWDYQFDPQTNVIDVHMARLRKKVEFDGLPSLLETVRGVGYRMVEQG; encoded by the coding sequence TTGCGAATTCTTGTTATTGAAGATAACCTAACAACTCGTCAATACTTACAAAAAGCCCTTAAAGAACAGGGTTATGAGATTGATTTGGCTGAAAATGGCCAAGATGGTTTATTTTTAGCCCTTGAAGGCGACTACCAATTAATTTTACTCGATCGGATGCTACCTAAACTAGATGGTTTAACGGTATTAACTACGTTAAGAAATGCGGGAAAACAAACACCCGTCTTAATTCTAAGTGCTTTAGACAGCGTTTCAGAACGAGTAAAAGGGCTGCGTGAGGGCAGTGATGATTATCTGATCAAACCTTTTGCTCTTTCTGAACTGCTGGTACGTATTGAGATATTGATTCAGCGTAAAGGTTCGAATAGTGACAAACAAACCAACGTCTTGCAGGTCGCAGATCTAAAGATGGAATTACTGTCTCGAAAAGTATTTAGAGGGAAAAATGAAGTTATTCTTCAACCCAAAGAGTTTAAGCTACTACGTTATTTAATGGAGCATAGCGGGCAAGTCGTGTCTCGCTCATTACTGTTTGAAGCCGTTTGGGATTATCAATTTGATCCACAAACTAATGTGATTGATGTGCATATGGCAAGATTACGAAAAAAGGTAGAATTTGATGGTCTTCCCTCCCTTCTTGAAACAGTACGTGGCGTTGGTTACCGCATGGTGGAACAGGGTTAA